In Symmachiella dynata, the following are encoded in one genomic region:
- a CDS encoding DUF7691 family protein — MRYSIHFFAMDAAAVAERLRHEPDAIAEAVVARISAEGDPTEQDLVYSRQFAKNICTESFSDEDTADELNTLCWMCEVLSEKIDIPEFNLFRSIDYLEDIGVWPLFQAERPPFPVPGSSKEFPQVGYLSRPAIEQYVADEFASLPPCNDPEADDARDDLLGIMESLCEDQLDLLAILVEV, encoded by the coding sequence CTCCGCCATGAGCCGGACGCGATTGCCGAAGCAGTCGTCGCCAGAATATCCGCTGAGGGTGATCCGACGGAGCAGGATCTAGTCTATTCCCGGCAATTCGCGAAGAACATTTGCACGGAAAGTTTCTCAGACGAAGATACTGCCGACGAACTCAACACGCTGTGTTGGATGTGCGAGGTGCTTTCAGAAAAGATTGATATTCCGGAGTTCAACCTGTTTCGCTCCATCGATTATCTCGAGGACATCGGGGTGTGGCCGTTGTTTCAAGCAGAAAGGCCGCCGTTTCCCGTGCCTGGTTCCTCCAAAGAATTTCCACAAGTAGGCTATCTGAGCCGCCCCGCCATCGAGCAGTATGTCGCCGACGAGTTCGCCTCACTGCCCCCTTGTAACGACCCCGAAGCGGACGATGCTCGCGACGATCTGCTAGGCATCATGGAGTCGTTATGCGAAGACCAGTTGGATCTCTTAGCAATTTTGGTGGAAGTGTAA
- the ispG gene encoding (E)-4-hydroxy-3-methylbut-2-enyl-diphosphate synthase — protein sequence MDLPRNPTRAVNIGSITIGHGNPIAVQSMCATHTQDIDATVAQANALVAAGADVVRIAADSKPDAAALAEIRKQTTANLSVDLQENYRLAEIIGPHVDKIRYNPGHLYHHEREKPWQEKVKYIVGIAGETDCAIRIGVNCGSVDPAMADKYDDDDSISPMLESALDHCEFLDSLGFERYCVSLKDSDPQKVIEVNRRFAVERPDVPMHLGVTEAGMPPDGIIKTRIAFEQLISQGIGDTVRVSLTLPNSRKPEEIDAGRGILADIAAGRVRSFVDFQLDTLNIISCPSCSRVENEAFIELAQDVKEMTAYAKDHAITIAVMGCRVNGPGETDDADLGLWCGPTVVNLKKGPQSIGAYGYDEILPRLKAELDALIAGREAAGV from the coding sequence GTGGACCTGCCGCGCAACCCCACTCGTGCCGTCAATATTGGTTCTATCACCATCGGTCATGGAAATCCCATCGCCGTGCAGAGCATGTGTGCTACGCACACGCAAGACATCGATGCCACCGTTGCGCAGGCCAATGCGCTGGTTGCAGCGGGTGCGGATGTCGTGCGGATTGCCGCTGATAGCAAACCGGATGCGGCTGCCCTAGCCGAAATTCGCAAACAAACCACCGCCAATCTCTCCGTCGATCTGCAGGAGAATTACCGGTTGGCGGAGATCATCGGTCCGCACGTCGACAAGATTCGCTACAACCCGGGACACCTGTACCACCACGAACGAGAAAAGCCGTGGCAAGAGAAGGTGAAATACATTGTCGGCATCGCGGGAGAGACTGACTGTGCTATTCGTATTGGCGTGAATTGCGGCTCTGTTGATCCGGCCATGGCGGACAAATATGACGACGACGATTCGATCTCGCCCATGCTGGAAAGCGCGCTGGACCATTGCGAATTTTTAGATTCACTCGGCTTTGAGCGATACTGCGTTTCGCTGAAAGATTCGGATCCGCAAAAGGTGATTGAAGTCAATCGCCGGTTCGCTGTAGAGCGTCCTGATGTGCCGATGCATTTGGGAGTCACCGAAGCGGGCATGCCGCCTGATGGGATCATCAAAACCCGCATCGCCTTTGAACAACTCATCAGCCAAGGCATCGGCGACACGGTGCGCGTTTCTCTAACGCTGCCCAACTCCCGCAAGCCGGAAGAAATCGACGCCGGCCGAGGAATCTTAGCCGACATCGCCGCCGGCCGCGTGCGGAGCTTCGTCGATTTTCAACTCGACACACTGAACATCATCAGCTGCCCCAGTTGTTCGCGTGTGGAAAACGAAGCCTTCATTGAATTGGCGCAAGACGTCAAAGAAATGACCGCCTACGCCAAGGACCACGCCATCACGATCGCCGTGATGGGCTGCCGCGTGAACGGCCCCGGCGAAACCGACGACGCCGACTTAGGCCTGTGGTGCGGCCCGACCGTTGTGAACCTCAAAAAAGGTCCGCAATCGATTGGGGCGTATGGCTACGACGAGATTCTGCCGCGATTGAAGGCGGAGTTAGATGCGCTGATTGCCGGCCGCGAAGCGGCGGGGGTGTAG
- a CDS encoding DUF933 domain-containing protein has protein sequence MKIGLVGYQAGGKSSIFELLTGTAPDISKAHTGQLGTATVPDQRFDDLVALFNPKKISPAKIELFDTPGLSRDQGEGNAQRMSVLREANVLIQVIGAYAGADPLSDVQSFEEELMLADMQVISNRIARLRENIKKPRPDRDELQTELEFLEPIEVLLNEGQSLRSQEFSDEQEKHTKSFSLLTRKPLLVLINTAEADFDADKLAAIEALGHPVIAAPAGLELDVQQLDEADRAEFAAELGLGEPCRKQLLRTIFEITEQITFFTSDEKEVRAWLLRRGETAVEAAGTIHTDLARGFIRAEIMAVADLLRLGSEREVKAAGLHQLVGKEYVMRDGDEILVRFNV, from the coding sequence ATGAAAATCGGACTCGTGGGCTATCAAGCGGGCGGAAAAAGCAGTATCTTTGAATTGCTGACCGGAACCGCCCCCGATATCTCCAAAGCGCACACCGGACAACTCGGCACCGCCACGGTTCCCGATCAGCGTTTTGATGATTTGGTTGCCTTGTTTAATCCCAAAAAAATCTCACCTGCGAAGATAGAACTGTTCGATACTCCCGGTTTGAGTCGCGATCAGGGCGAAGGGAACGCGCAGCGGATGTCGGTGCTGCGGGAAGCCAACGTGTTGATCCAAGTCATCGGCGCTTATGCCGGAGCGGATCCGCTCAGCGATGTGCAATCCTTCGAAGAAGAATTGATGCTGGCCGATATGCAGGTCATCAGCAATCGCATTGCCCGACTGCGAGAAAACATCAAAAAGCCCCGCCCCGACCGCGACGAACTGCAGACGGAATTGGAATTCTTAGAGCCGATCGAAGTCCTGCTCAACGAAGGACAATCGCTCCGCAGCCAGGAGTTTTCTGACGAGCAGGAAAAGCATACCAAGTCCTTTTCGCTGTTGACGCGCAAGCCGCTACTGGTCCTGATCAACACCGCTGAAGCCGATTTCGATGCTGACAAACTGGCGGCCATCGAAGCATTGGGGCACCCGGTGATTGCCGCTCCGGCCGGGTTGGAGCTGGATGTGCAACAACTTGACGAAGCCGATCGCGCCGAGTTTGCTGCTGAGTTGGGACTGGGGGAACCGTGTCGCAAACAACTATTGCGGACGATTTTCGAGATCACCGAGCAGATCACGTTTTTCACTTCAGACGAAAAAGAAGTCCGGGCCTGGCTGTTGCGGCGGGGCGAAACAGCGGTCGAGGCGGCCGGCACGATTCACACCGACTTGGCACGGGGCTTTATCCGAGCAGAAATCATGGCGGTGGCCGACCTGCTGCGGCTCGGTTCCGAACGCGAAGTCAAAGCGGCCGGCCTGCATCAGTTGGTCGGCAAGGAGTACGTGATGCGCGATGGCGACGAGATTCTGGTGCGGTTCAATGTTTAG
- a CDS encoding ExeA family protein: MYAQHWGLVDIPFQSTIDQRWFYEGPSHEEAVARLLFIVEQHRRLGVLVGEAGTGKSMLLSVLKRAVQRAQGQVVNVNVAGRSGEEVVWELAAGLRLSPRPDDPPRTLWRKIEEVLLGNQLAHVQTVLVFDHFEWADRECQKAIARLVHLNTQTPTWTTIVVAVREKALQESCDLFRHLIDLTIEAPPFSNDESRDYVISLLSRAGRRDPLFTDSALDRLHALSGGVPRELNRLCDMSLLAAMSAGAVAVTADIVGSFAAEESGDKSFDRQSILSNA; encoded by the coding sequence ATGTACGCCCAACACTGGGGTCTCGTAGACATCCCTTTTCAATCGACCATCGACCAACGTTGGTTCTATGAAGGACCCTCTCACGAAGAGGCGGTCGCCCGGTTGTTATTCATCGTCGAACAACATCGCCGCCTAGGTGTGCTGGTGGGAGAAGCGGGAACCGGCAAGTCGATGTTGCTGTCTGTCTTAAAACGCGCCGTGCAACGTGCCCAAGGCCAAGTGGTGAACGTCAACGTCGCCGGTCGCTCGGGGGAGGAAGTCGTTTGGGAACTCGCTGCGGGATTACGACTCAGCCCACGACCCGACGATCCCCCCAGGACGCTTTGGCGCAAGATCGAAGAAGTGTTGCTCGGTAACCAACTAGCCCATGTACAAACCGTATTGGTGTTCGATCACTTTGAGTGGGCCGATCGTGAGTGTCAAAAAGCCATCGCCCGCTTGGTTCACCTCAATACGCAAACACCCACCTGGACAACCATCGTGGTCGCCGTCCGAGAAAAAGCCCTGCAGGAAAGTTGCGACCTGTTCCGGCACTTGATTGATCTGACAATTGAAGCACCGCCATTCAGTAACGATGAATCGCGCGATTACGTGATTAGCTTGTTGAGCAGAGCAGGGCGTCGCGATCCGTTGTTCACCGATTCGGCATTGGACCGCCTGCACGCATTGAGCGGCGGCGTGCCGCGCGAGCTCAACCGCCTGTGCGACATGAGCCTGCTCGCCGCCATGTCCGCCGGAGCAGTGGCCGTGACAGCCGATATTGTTGGTTCCTTTGCCGCCGAGGAGTCTGGCGATAAATCGTTCGACCGGCAATCAATTCTGAGCAATGCGTAG
- a CDS encoding Gfo/Idh/MocA family protein, protein MTNTRRDFLRTSAALGTGILIPYTFTTGAETKPRSPNERPRIGSIGMRYQGSVIARKAAEHGDIVAIADVDREIADKAQAEFGGKADIYENYRDLLSRDDIDVVTIGAPDHWHASMLIDACRAGKDVYCEKPLTLTIDEGQAILKAVKETGAVVQVGTWQRSDSRFRLACELVQQGRIGKLRRVSIVLGKNVVGGPFAVSEPPAHFNWDLWQGPTPDVPYIKERSHYTFRWWYEYSGGQMTDWGAHHLDIAQWGMGQQHSGPVQIEGTADFPHTENGYNVATNYHAAYRYDNGVELVVADNGRNGVMFEGDEGRIFVNRGTVSGKPVEDLKTKPLNRGDFALYGHDNLDRPERAGKLDAIINHMGNFFDCVVTRETPISDVASQHRSVSVCHLGNIAMRLGRKLQWDPQAELFVDDEEANRWLSRDRRAGFELDA, encoded by the coding sequence ATGACTAACACACGCCGCGACTTCTTACGAACTTCCGCTGCACTGGGAACCGGGATCTTGATTCCCTATACGTTCACCACCGGGGCAGAAACCAAACCGCGATCGCCCAATGAACGGCCCCGCATTGGATCGATTGGGATGCGCTATCAAGGTTCGGTGATTGCCCGTAAGGCGGCGGAGCATGGCGATATTGTGGCCATCGCCGATGTCGATCGTGAAATTGCCGATAAGGCCCAAGCAGAGTTCGGCGGCAAAGCGGACATCTATGAAAACTATCGCGACTTGCTGTCGCGTGACGACATTGACGTTGTCACGATCGGTGCGCCGGATCATTGGCACGCGTCAATGCTGATCGATGCCTGCCGCGCGGGCAAAGATGTCTATTGCGAAAAGCCGCTCACATTGACGATCGATGAAGGCCAGGCGATCCTCAAAGCGGTCAAAGAAACCGGCGCGGTGGTACAAGTCGGAACGTGGCAACGCAGCGATTCGCGGTTCCGTTTGGCCTGCGAATTGGTCCAGCAAGGGCGGATCGGCAAGTTGCGGCGGGTGTCGATTGTGCTTGGCAAAAACGTCGTAGGCGGACCGTTTGCCGTGTCGGAACCACCGGCGCATTTCAATTGGGATCTGTGGCAAGGCCCGACCCCCGATGTCCCCTATATCAAAGAGCGGAGCCATTACACATTTCGCTGGTGGTACGAATACTCCGGCGGGCAGATGACCGACTGGGGCGCGCATCATCTCGACATTGCCCAATGGGGCATGGGCCAACAACACAGTGGGCCGGTACAGATTGAAGGGACCGCCGATTTCCCCCACACCGAGAACGGTTATAACGTGGCAACCAACTATCACGCGGCATACCGCTACGACAACGGCGTGGAACTGGTCGTTGCCGACAATGGGCGCAACGGCGTGATGTTTGAAGGGGACGAGGGCCGGATTTTTGTGAATCGCGGGACCGTTTCGGGAAAACCGGTCGAAGATTTGAAAACCAAGCCGCTGAACCGTGGTGATTTTGCCTTGTACGGCCATGACAATTTGGACCGCCCGGAACGCGCCGGTAAATTGGATGCGATCATCAATCACATGGGCAACTTTTTCGATTGTGTGGTCACACGCGAAACCCCGATTTCCGACGTCGCCAGCCAACACCGCAGCGTAAGCGTCTGCCATCTCGGCAACATCGCCATGCGCCTGGGCCGTAAGCTGCAATGGGACCCGCAAGCGGAGTTGTTCGTCGATGACGAAGAAGCCAATCGCTGGCTATCACGCGACCGCCGCGCGGGATTTGAGTTAGACGCCTGA
- the surE gene encoding 5'/3'-nucleotidase SurE, with translation MKLLLTNDDGIHADGLAALERAVSGWGTATVVAPNEPYSGCGHTVNVFRPLSLTEVAPGRLALDGSPADCTRIGATQILPDATWVLSGINEGGNLGIDVYMSGTVAAVREAVLLGKPGIAFSQYHRGIVAIDWAAAEVMARRVLELLAPQPLPPGAYWNVNFPALDDDSAAEPEIVFCPLDTSPHRLEYDCREGSYHYVGSYHDRPRQPGHDIDVCFSGQIAVTKVVLEGGE, from the coding sequence ATGAAACTTCTGCTGACCAACGACGACGGAATCCATGCCGACGGGTTAGCGGCATTGGAGCGGGCGGTCAGTGGATGGGGTACAGCCACGGTCGTTGCACCGAACGAGCCTTACTCTGGTTGCGGGCATACCGTGAATGTCTTTCGGCCGTTGTCCTTAACCGAAGTCGCTCCCGGACGACTGGCGCTCGATGGTTCACCCGCCGACTGCACGCGGATCGGTGCCACGCAAATCCTACCCGATGCAACGTGGGTTCTGTCAGGCATCAACGAGGGGGGAAACCTGGGCATTGACGTGTATATGTCCGGCACCGTTGCCGCTGTCCGCGAAGCGGTCCTGTTGGGCAAACCGGGCATCGCTTTTTCGCAATATCATCGGGGTATCGTAGCCATTGATTGGGCGGCCGCCGAAGTGATGGCTCGCCGCGTCCTGGAATTACTCGCTCCCCAACCGCTGCCACCGGGCGCTTATTGGAACGTCAACTTCCCCGCACTCGACGACGACTCCGCAGCGGAGCCGGAAATCGTCTTTTGCCCTTTGGACACCAGTCCCCATCGGTTGGAGTACGATTGCCGGGAAGGGAGCTATCACTATGTCGGTAGCTATCACGATCGTCCGCGACAACCAGGACACGATATCGACGTCTGTTTCTCCGGCCAAATTGCCGTGACGAAGGTGGTGCTCGAAGGGGGCGAATGA
- a CDS encoding ROK family protein, with protein MSAERVKGFETTCSKHSGATGGESNMTDKPAYALGVEIGGTKLQIGLGTLDSETIEQLWRADIDATQGAERIRTQIAQGVDELLKPRGLQHGDVAGMGIGFGGPVDADRGCTMTSHQVAGWDDFPIVDWAAKTLGIPGILQNDADTAALAEAHYGAGRGFDPVFYITVGSGIGGGLILGGQVYRGSGRGAAEIGHLRPGNVPRHLPYPGTTVEQIASGFGITQRARQAIADHTAAASFAAAHRTAAAPDMIAQAEPSAPASRLLELTGNDPEKITTKHIATAAAAGDPFCRGLLNDATDTLGWAIAQVVTLVNPARIVIGGGVSLMGDTLFFEPVGAAYRKHVFAPFADVAQIVPAALGEEVVIHGALALARDAFS; from the coding sequence GTGTCAGCGGAACGCGTCAAAGGGTTTGAAACGACCTGTAGCAAACATTCCGGCGCGACCGGTGGGGAATCGAACATGACGGACAAACCGGCCTATGCGCTGGGAGTGGAAATCGGTGGCACGAAGCTGCAAATCGGCTTGGGGACTTTGGACTCCGAGACGATCGAACAGTTGTGGCGCGCCGATATCGATGCGACGCAAGGCGCCGAACGTATCCGCACGCAGATCGCGCAAGGCGTTGACGAATTACTCAAGCCGCGCGGCTTGCAACATGGCGACGTCGCCGGCATGGGCATTGGATTCGGCGGACCGGTCGATGCGGATCGCGGGTGTACGATGACCAGCCATCAAGTCGCCGGTTGGGATGATTTCCCGATTGTTGATTGGGCGGCAAAGACGCTGGGAATTCCCGGAATCTTGCAAAACGACGCCGACACCGCTGCGCTGGCCGAAGCGCATTACGGCGCCGGCCGGGGATTCGATCCTGTGTTTTATATCACCGTCGGATCGGGGATTGGCGGCGGTTTGATTCTGGGGGGCCAGGTTTATCGCGGGAGTGGTCGCGGAGCGGCTGAGATCGGACATCTGCGGCCCGGCAACGTTCCCCGCCACCTGCCCTACCCCGGCACCACCGTCGAACAAATCGCCTCCGGTTTCGGCATCACACAGCGCGCACGACAAGCGATTGCCGATCATACAGCAGCCGCCTCCTTCGCCGCTGCTCACCGCACCGCCGCTGCGCCGGATATGATTGCCCAGGCCGAACCATCCGCGCCGGCCAGTCGTCTCTTGGAATTGACCGGGAATGATCCTGAGAAAATCACGACCAAGCACATCGCCACAGCTGCGGCGGCGGGAGATCCATTTTGCCGCGGACTGCTCAACGACGCGACCGACACTTTGGGCTGGGCGATCGCACAGGTCGTGACGTTGGTCAATCCCGCACGGATCGTAATCGGCGGGGGCGTCTCACTGATGGGGGACACCTTGTTTTTTGAACCGGTCGGTGCCGCATATCGCAAACATGTCTTTGCACCGTTTGCCGACGTCGCACAGATCGTCCCTGCGGCGCTGGGTGAGGAAGTCGTGATTCACGGAGCATTGGCTTTAGCCCGCGATGCGTTTTCCTGA
- a CDS encoding PQQ-binding-like beta-propeller repeat protein: MLRNFLIPALLVLFVSPLSAADWTQFRGNAARDGYTADSLPAELSLAWVHHPAHPPQTAWPRDDRMLFDRAFHVVAAGDTVFYGSSADGQIHALDAATGQEKWTFYTDGPVRFAPVVWRDQVYAVSDDGYLYCLSAADGSLIRKWRGGPEDDMVLGNGTLTSRWPARGGPVIVEDTLYYAAGIWQSEKVFLHALDLTTGESVWTNGESGQIEMPQPHGGANANSGISAQGYVVAAGDQLFVPTGRAVPAAFQRTDGAFQYYHLQKNGHTGGTSTMASGPFFYNGGLAFVASDGEKADKLGAGAVAAFPEGLLHADGHTLRALKPVETTEPDRRGQPQTKMTHKELWKAEKIPGGTSLIVAGDTIVSGASDSVATFRLEDREQQWTAQVDGKPYGLAVAAGRLYVSTDQGTIYCFAAASPDETKTVKAEPQETAADELVAKAAEEIIKTTGVTAGYCVDFGCGDGRLALELAKQTDLMIFAVDSDPANVAAARQLINAAGLYGTRVTVHQRDLAATTYPKYFANLIVSGRSVAGEEIAEGQDEIARLQRPYGGMVCLGAPGEMSVKTRGALADAGQWTHQYSNPANTCSSVDTIKGPLSILWFRDVALEMPQRHGRGHAPLFHQGRLFVEGMDALRAVDAYNGRTLWEYALPGVQRAHDADHLMGTAGTGSNFCAAGDSVFVRRDDICVRLDAAIGEVLTRYEAPQSPEGKKGKWGYIACEDGILFGSVVNEDHIVQHSWKPADMSELFTESKMLFAFDVESGEKLWQYDAQESIRNNAIAIGDGQVFLIDRALAPGDRLDQAEKRRGKTDMKPAEHPTGELVILNARSGKIKMKNDKDIFGTVLVFSEANDMLLMSYQPTRFRLPSEVGGRIAVFRASEGYRVWDKPMKYVTRPLVTDRTIYTQGGAWDLLTGETQPFEFKRSYGCGQLAAGKNMLLFRSATLGYLDLSRPEGREDFGGIRPGCWINALPVGGLVLLPDASAGCRCSYQNRAWVAFQGSD; encoded by the coding sequence ATGCTGCGCAATTTCCTGATACCCGCCCTCCTGGTTCTGTTCGTCTCGCCATTGTCCGCTGCCGATTGGACGCAGTTTCGCGGCAACGCCGCGCGCGACGGTTACACGGCAGACAGTCTGCCGGCGGAACTCTCGTTGGCCTGGGTGCATCACCCGGCACATCCACCACAAACGGCTTGGCCGCGCGATGACCGTATGCTGTTCGACCGTGCGTTTCACGTTGTAGCTGCGGGGGACACCGTTTTTTACGGCAGTTCCGCCGACGGACAGATTCACGCGCTCGACGCCGCCACGGGGCAAGAAAAATGGACGTTTTATACCGACGGCCCGGTGCGGTTTGCGCCGGTGGTTTGGCGGGATCAAGTTTATGCCGTGAGCGACGACGGATACTTATACTGCCTGTCCGCTGCGGACGGGTCATTGATCCGTAAGTGGCGCGGTGGTCCTGAGGATGACATGGTGTTGGGCAACGGCACGTTGACGTCGCGTTGGCCGGCGCGGGGGGGGCCGGTCATTGTGGAGGACACGCTGTATTACGCGGCCGGGATTTGGCAGTCGGAGAAGGTCTTCCTGCACGCGCTCGATTTAACGACCGGTGAAAGCGTCTGGACGAATGGTGAATCGGGCCAGATCGAAATGCCGCAGCCACACGGTGGAGCGAATGCCAACAGCGGCATCTCCGCACAAGGGTATGTGGTTGCTGCCGGTGATCAATTATTCGTCCCCACAGGCCGCGCGGTTCCAGCGGCGTTTCAACGGACCGACGGTGCGTTTCAATATTATCATCTGCAAAAAAACGGACACACCGGCGGCACCTCGACGATGGCCTCCGGACCATTTTTCTATAACGGCGGACTGGCGTTTGTGGCGAGCGACGGTGAGAAAGCCGACAAGCTAGGCGCTGGTGCTGTGGCCGCGTTCCCCGAGGGTCTACTCCACGCCGATGGCCATACGCTGCGAGCGCTCAAGCCGGTAGAAACCACCGAACCGGATCGTCGCGGTCAACCGCAAACGAAAATGACGCACAAAGAATTGTGGAAGGCGGAGAAGATTCCCGGCGGGACCTCATTGATCGTCGCCGGTGACACCATTGTTTCCGGTGCCAGTGACAGCGTCGCCACCTTCAGGCTTGAGGACCGAGAACAACAATGGACGGCGCAGGTCGACGGCAAGCCGTACGGATTGGCGGTCGCTGCGGGGCGCTTGTACGTCAGCACCGATCAAGGCACGATTTATTGTTTTGCCGCAGCCAGTCCTGACGAAACAAAAACGGTCAAGGCCGAACCACAAGAAACGGCCGCCGATGAATTGGTTGCCAAAGCAGCAGAAGAGATTATCAAAACGACCGGTGTGACGGCCGGGTATTGTGTCGATTTTGGTTGTGGCGATGGGCGGTTGGCGTTGGAATTGGCCAAGCAAACCGACTTAATGATCTTCGCGGTCGATTCCGATCCCGCGAACGTCGCCGCTGCCCGTCAGCTCATCAATGCCGCCGGACTGTACGGGACACGCGTCACCGTGCATCAACGCGATCTCGCGGCGACGACCTATCCCAAGTATTTCGCAAACCTGATCGTCTCGGGGCGTTCCGTGGCTGGCGAGGAGATCGCCGAGGGCCAAGACGAAATCGCTCGGTTGCAACGGCCCTATGGCGGGATGGTTTGCCTGGGTGCTCCGGGCGAAATGTCCGTTAAAACGCGCGGCGCACTGGCCGATGCGGGGCAGTGGACGCATCAATACTCAAACCCGGCCAACACCTGTAGCAGCGTCGACACGATCAAAGGCCCGCTCAGCATTCTATGGTTTCGCGACGTCGCTCTGGAGATGCCGCAGCGTCACGGTCGGGGACATGCTCCGCTGTTTCATCAGGGGCGGTTGTTTGTCGAAGGCATGGATGCGCTCCGCGCGGTCGATGCCTACAACGGACGCACGCTGTGGGAATATGCACTGCCCGGCGTGCAGCGAGCCCACGACGCCGATCACCTGATGGGCACCGCCGGCACCGGCAGTAATTTCTGCGCCGCCGGAGACAGTGTGTTCGTTCGCAGGGATGATATTTGTGTACGACTCGACGCGGCGATCGGCGAAGTGCTGACGCGTTACGAAGCCCCTCAATCGCCCGAAGGCAAAAAAGGGAAGTGGGGCTACATCGCCTGCGAGGATGGCATTCTATTCGGGTCGGTGGTCAATGAGGACCACATCGTGCAACATTCCTGGAAGCCGGCCGATATGAGCGAACTCTTCACCGAGTCGAAAATGCTGTTCGCCTTCGACGTCGAGAGTGGTGAAAAGTTATGGCAATACGATGCGCAGGAATCGATACGCAACAACGCGATTGCCATCGGCGACGGTCAGGTCTTTTTGATCGACCGCGCCTTAGCCCCCGGCGACCGGTTGGATCAAGCGGAGAAACGCCGCGGCAAGACGGATATGAAACCGGCCGAGCATCCGACCGGCGAATTGGTGATTTTGAATGCTCGCAGCGGCAAGATCAAAATGAAAAACGACAAGGACATTTTCGGAACGGTCCTGGTCTTCAGCGAAGCAAACGACATGCTGCTCATGAGCTACCAACCGACGCGGTTTCGTCTGCCGTCGGAGGTGGGAGGCCGCATCGCTGTGTTTCGTGCTTCGGAAGGGTATCGCGTGTGGGACAAACCGATGAAATATGTCACCCGTCCGCTCGTCACTGACCGCACCATCTATACCCAAGGCGGCGCCTGGGACTTGCTGACGGGAGAAACGCAGCCATTTGAATTCAAACGTTCCTATGGTTGCGGACAATTGGCTGCTGGGAAAAACATGTTGTTGTTCCGTTCAGCGACGTTGGGATATTTGGATTTGTCACGACCCGAAGGACGCGAGGACTTTGGCGGGATTCGCCCCGGCTGCTGGATCAATGCTTTGCCGGTCGGCGGATTGGTGCTGCTGCCCGATGCCTCAGCCGGTTGCCGCTGCAGCTACCAAAACCGCGCCTGGGTCGCATTTCAAGGCAGCGATTGA